One genomic window of Paraburkholderia phytofirmans PsJN includes the following:
- the treA gene encoding alpha,alpha-trehalase TreA: MIESSQPRNFGRAGIASRTAFRSVESTRLHRIAAASSFVFLINLAGVCHADTQVGGPLPPAPDKLYGDLFVAVQTAQIYPDQKTFVDATPNADPAAIVQLYEQQKHNPGFSLAKFVNKYFTPPSEPVITPPANQTLREHINWLWPALTRTTTSAPPNSSLIPLPKPYVVPGGRFREGYYWDTYFTMLGLQESGNENLVDDMLDNFAYEIDTFGHIPNGNRTYYLDRSQPPFFSHMVELAAKMEGHGVYQKYLPALRKEYAYWMQGESTTRPGSATRNVVVMPDRTVLNRYWDELDTPRDESYLEDIQTAQQASGRNPNDVYRELRATAESGWDFSSRWFGDNMTLATVRTTSIIPVDLNSLMFHLEITIAKGCGETRDFRCVGEFAQRAAKRALGINRYLWNPNGYYGDYDWQLARPRDNKTAAMVFPLFVGAAWPDRALKTAKQVQSTLLQPGGLVTTTYNTTQQWDAPNGWAPLHWAAIQGLKRYGQDALAQQIGTRFLSDVKGVYASDQKLVEKYVVEGSGTGGGGGGEYPLQDGFGWTNGVTLKLLDLYSPGD; encoded by the coding sequence ATGATTGAGTCATCGCAACCGCGCAACTTCGGCCGCGCCGGCATCGCATCCCGCACCGCTTTCCGTAGCGTCGAATCCACCAGGCTGCATCGCATAGCGGCCGCTTCAAGCTTCGTCTTCCTGATCAATCTCGCCGGCGTCTGCCATGCCGACACCCAGGTCGGCGGGCCACTTCCGCCCGCGCCCGACAAACTCTACGGCGATCTCTTCGTCGCCGTGCAAACCGCGCAGATTTATCCGGACCAGAAGACCTTCGTCGACGCAACGCCGAATGCCGATCCCGCCGCGATCGTGCAACTGTACGAGCAGCAGAAGCACAACCCCGGCTTTTCGCTGGCGAAGTTCGTCAACAAATACTTCACGCCACCGAGCGAGCCGGTCATCACGCCACCCGCCAATCAGACGCTGCGTGAACACATCAACTGGCTATGGCCCGCGCTGACCCGCACCACCACCAGCGCGCCGCCGAACAGCTCGCTGATTCCATTGCCGAAACCCTATGTGGTGCCCGGCGGCCGGTTCCGCGAAGGCTACTACTGGGACACCTATTTCACGATGCTGGGTCTGCAGGAATCGGGCAACGAAAATCTGGTCGACGACATGCTCGACAACTTCGCCTACGAGATCGATACCTTCGGCCACATTCCAAACGGCAATCGCACCTACTATCTGGACCGTTCGCAGCCGCCGTTTTTCTCGCACATGGTGGAACTCGCGGCAAAGATGGAAGGCCACGGCGTCTATCAGAAGTACCTGCCGGCGTTACGCAAGGAATACGCGTACTGGATGCAGGGCGAGTCCACCACGCGACCCGGCTCGGCCACGCGCAATGTCGTCGTGATGCCGGATCGCACGGTGCTCAACCGCTACTGGGATGAGCTCGACACGCCGCGCGACGAATCGTACCTGGAGGACATTCAGACCGCGCAACAGGCGAGCGGCCGCAATCCGAACGACGTCTACCGCGAGTTGCGCGCCACCGCCGAAAGCGGCTGGGATTTCAGCTCGCGCTGGTTCGGCGACAACATGACGCTCGCGACGGTGCGCACCACGTCGATTATTCCGGTCGACCTGAACAGCCTGATGTTCCATCTCGAGATCACCATCGCCAAGGGTTGCGGCGAGACGCGCGATTTCCGCTGCGTCGGCGAATTCGCGCAACGCGCCGCGAAGCGTGCGCTCGGCATCAACCGCTATCTGTGGAATCCCAACGGCTATTACGGCGACTATGACTGGCAGCTCGCCAGGCCGCGCGACAACAAGACGGCGGCGATGGTGTTCCCGCTGTTCGTCGGCGCCGCGTGGCCGGATCGCGCGCTCAAGACGGCGAAACAGGTGCAGTCCACCTTGCTGCAACCGGGCGGCCTCGTCACGACGACCTACAACACCACGCAGCAGTGGGACGCGCCGAACGGCTGGGCGCCGCTGCACTGGGCGGCCATTCAGGGCTTGAAGCGTTATGGTCAGGACGCGCTCGCGCAACAGATCGGCACGCGCTTTCTCAGCGACGTCAAAGGCGTCTATGCGTCCGATCAGAAGCTGGTCGAGAAATACGTGGTGGAAGGCTCGGGAACGGGCGGCGGCGGCGGTGGCGAATATCCGCTGCAGGACGGCTTCGGCTGGACCAACGGCGTGACGCTCAAGTTGCTCGACCTGTACAGCCCGGGCGATTGA
- a CDS encoding DMT family transporter, with the protein MPPITAVRTSAVPLRSVALILVSMFCFALVDALAKSVTLAYPANEVTFFRMLFGLLPAVAVCLRGKPLVERIRHMDVRGQTLRALTLLGASGLFFAGLPYMPLSEAVAIVYSETLLVIVLAPLLLKEALKPRDALAAAVGFVGVLFVVRPDGSHSSWLGPVLLMSSAFFGALSIIQIKRIRASDDSGTTVLYFTVIGTIVTSVSLFFAWRAPTLQALAVMALLGGFATAGQLLMTMAFRQADAGALAPYNYTSIVWAALFGYVAWGETIGAMSLLGIALIVTSSVAVAMRGKQQEGPLV; encoded by the coding sequence ATGCCGCCCATCACCGCTGTCCGCACGAGCGCCGTGCCCCTGCGCAGCGTTGCGCTGATCCTCGTGTCGATGTTCTGTTTCGCGCTGGTCGATGCGCTCGCCAAATCCGTAACGCTCGCTTATCCGGCCAACGAAGTGACGTTCTTTCGCATGCTGTTCGGCCTGCTGCCGGCTGTCGCGGTATGCCTGCGCGGCAAGCCGCTCGTCGAGCGGATCAGGCACATGGACGTGCGCGGGCAGACCCTTCGCGCACTGACGTTGCTTGGCGCCTCAGGTCTCTTCTTCGCGGGTCTGCCGTACATGCCGCTTAGCGAAGCAGTGGCGATCGTCTACTCGGAGACCTTGCTGGTGATCGTACTCGCGCCGCTGCTGCTGAAGGAGGCGTTGAAGCCGCGCGATGCGCTGGCTGCAGCGGTCGGCTTTGTCGGCGTGCTGTTCGTGGTGCGTCCGGACGGCTCGCATTCGAGTTGGCTCGGTCCTGTCCTACTGATGTCGAGCGCCTTCTTCGGCGCGCTGTCGATCATTCAGATCAAGCGCATTCGCGCCTCGGACGATTCGGGCACGACGGTGCTGTATTTCACGGTGATCGGCACGATTGTCACTAGCGTTTCGCTGTTTTTCGCGTGGCGCGCGCCTACGCTCCAGGCGCTCGCGGTGATGGCCTTGCTCGGCGGCTTCGCCACGGCCGGGCAATTGCTGATGACCATGGCATTTCGCCAGGCCGACGCCGGCGCGCTCGCGCCGTATAACTACACGAGCATCGTGTGGGCGGCGCTGTTCGGTTATGTGGCGTGGGGCGAAACGATCGGCGCCATGTCGCTGCTCGGCATTGCATTGATTGTGACCAGTTCGGTTGCCGTTGCGATGCGTGGAAAGCAGCAAGAAGGGCCGCTCGTATAG
- a CDS encoding DUF4148 domain-containing protein, protein MYSEPRKIVLTSLVVGAVAIAAYVSQAGKPWQSTDEFGSARGDTPAYRTRGDTISGAVISGPVTARNDSSGASASSLQAARNSLQRNDLAAAQAQLDAVPSAQQDDDQVRALQKEVQARADNEQRAVNTARVDKAQQPAAKPVRMSSSAKHGRSRESRAVGREQANRETNRVTSYAKSQTALDNLVARVDSNSAPSARTPISGGPAMARQPSSIQTGMKAMQSASSAPGVVTPPLVEQVPQKPPTVPIAPTEPQADLTTQATLPSPPLVQSMPSGGTVTRSDDGPKTRSQVRAEIVRARENGSLPAFGNPDPAGPGGAPSLTSAPRP, encoded by the coding sequence ATGTATAGCGAACCCAGGAAGATCGTTCTCACAAGTCTCGTCGTCGGCGCTGTTGCAATCGCTGCGTATGTGTCGCAAGCCGGCAAGCCCTGGCAGTCGACGGACGAATTCGGTTCCGCGCGAGGCGATACGCCGGCTTACCGCACGCGCGGCGACACCATTAGCGGCGCGGTCATATCCGGTCCGGTCACTGCTCGCAACGATTCGAGCGGTGCTTCGGCCAGCAGCCTGCAGGCGGCGCGCAATAGTCTGCAACGCAACGATCTTGCTGCCGCGCAGGCGCAACTGGACGCGGTCCCTTCCGCTCAACAGGACGACGATCAGGTGCGCGCGTTGCAAAAGGAAGTCCAGGCGCGCGCGGATAACGAGCAGCGTGCAGTGAACACGGCGCGAGTCGACAAGGCGCAGCAACCGGCTGCGAAGCCGGTGCGGATGTCTTCGTCGGCGAAACATGGCCGGTCGCGTGAAAGCCGCGCTGTGGGCCGCGAGCAGGCAAATCGCGAGACGAATCGCGTGACGAGTTATGCGAAGAGTCAGACGGCGTTGGACAACCTGGTAGCGCGCGTCGACAGCAATAGCGCGCCGAGCGCGAGAACGCCGATTAGCGGTGGACCGGCTATGGCGAGGCAGCCTTCATCTATTCAGACCGGGATGAAAGCGATGCAGAGCGCGAGCAGCGCGCCGGGCGTCGTGACGCCTCCACTGGTCGAGCAAGTGCCGCAAAAACCGCCGACGGTTCCAATCGCACCGACGGAGCCCCAAGCCGACCTGACCACGCAAGCCACGCTACCGTCACCGCCGTTGGTGCAGTCCATGCCCTCCGGCGGCACGGTGACGAGATCGGACGACGGCCCGAAAACGCGCTCGCAGGTGCGCGCGGAAATCGTCCGCGCCCGGGAAAACGGCAGCCTTCCCGCATTCGGCAATCCCGACCCCGCGGGGCCGGGCGGGGCACCGAGTCTCACCAGCGCGCCGCGTCCGTAA